One genomic window of Bactrocera dorsalis isolate Fly_Bdor chromosome 4, ASM2337382v1, whole genome shotgun sequence includes the following:
- the LOC105226871 gene encoding uncharacterized protein LOC105226871, with protein MISKSNNTQVPTAAINILQNTHTTTNMASNGGANNLTNNSKMGSRRIFTPHFKLQVLESYRKDSDCKGNQRATARKYNIHRRQIQKWLQCESNLRSSVASINHSGLKHQFHNVNQQQHQQGPIMIPTNSNSQFGYHHFESKPQQLPLDTARHSVATNSTTVPSIPVVVPSTNASTQGVYAAANLAAVVAAAAAAGAIAIASTSTTNTSSPLCQTVVSGNTAGISSPILHTHHLQPHHHHHHHHYDTPYTHASSNMSIPIPVLTHISPQHHRHYPYNLPPHTHTLLQPQSRVSTIPSLMSSTCLPVTVLSSTDLASSGSPQTNITAEEVLFERSEAINSIELNEREAKIVVDNIEDCCGRKSLNKYPQSAYIENGNQKEYALQNYNATQESSNTPCLTVTPIDLSIGSRRENAENINCSLRYLPSTDDVAENKNENVVDLTFRKRKVISRNDQPNKHMRNSENNSSILLTKVKEPNESDDDDDIEVEMEIKSPPPKPVKLFKPYLLDEKDDKFDENEEISEKKVSDENESCISSLYKIESDGKPNNFNLSNIPDHNFHVESTYFQRCKPLNLPSAFHKTSMSATSPVIPCAEGSPVSGYESSSSTYSESSYKEEYYRINEKRSCSIDLQVRAVCENLTCQENCVRKWLNQDTNSNPPATNASIVLYA; from the coding sequence atgaTATCTAAGtcaaataatacacaagtgccaacagcagcaataaatattttacaaaacacacatacaacaacaaatatggcAAGTAATGGCGGTGCGAACAATCTCACAAATAATTCGAAAATGGGTTCTCGCCGAATATTTACACCTCATTTCAAGCTTCAAGTATTAGAATCATATCGAAAAGACAGCGATTGCAAAGGTAATCAACGGGCAACGgccagaaaatataatatacataggagacaaattcaaaaatggttacAATGTGAATCGAATTTAAGATCTTCAGTTGCAAGTATAAATCATAGTGGCTTAAAACATCAGTTTCATAACGttaatcaacaacaacatcagcaaggGCCAATTATGATCCCAACGAATAGTAATAGTCAGTTTGGCTACCATCATTTTGAAAGTAAACCTCAGCAACTGCCCTTGGACACAGCCAGACACAGTGTCGCTACAAATTCTACAACAGTGCCATCAATACCAGTTGTGGTTCCATCAACGAATGCATCAACACAAGGGGTCTATGCAGCGGCGAACTTGGCCGCGGTGGTGGCGGCCGCTGCAGCAGCGGGTGCTATAGCTATCGCCAGCACTTCGACTACAAATACATCGTCACCACTATGTCAGACTGTAGTAAGTGGCAACACTGCAGGAATATCGTCACCAATTCTTCATACTCACCACCTTCAGCCTCACCaccaccatcatcatcatcattacgATACACCATACACTCATGCCTCTTCAAATATGTCTATACCGATACCCGTTCTAACACATATTTCCCCGCAACACCATCGGCATTACCCATACAACTTACCTCCGCATACCCATACACTGTTACAACCACAATCTCGGGTGTCAACAATACCGTCATTAATGTCGTCAACTTGTCTACCTGTGACTGTTTTGTCTTCAACTGACTTGGCTTCTTCAGGTTCGCCACAAACCAACATAACGGCAGAGGAAGTCCTATTCGAACGAAGTGAGGCAATTAATTCAATTGAATTGAACGAACGTGAAGCGAAAATTGTTGTGGATAACATTGAAGATTGCTGTGGCCgcaaatctttaaataaatatcctCAAAGTGCATACATTGAAAATGGAAATCAAAAAGAATATGCATTGCAAAACTATAACGCGACACAAGAATCATCAAACACACCGTGCCTAACTGTTACGCCAATCGATCTATCTATTGGCTCTCGACGTGAGAATGCTGAGAACATAAATTGTAGTTTAAGATATTTACCAAGTACTGATGATGTGGCTGAAAATAAAAACGAGAATGTGGTCGATTTGACTTTTAGGAAGCGGAAGGTTATTTCGAGGAATGATCAACCAAACAAACACATGAGaaattcggaaaataattcttccattttattaacaaaagttAAAGAACCTAATGAaagtgatgatgatgatgacatcGAAGTTGAAATGGAAATTAAGTCACCTCCTCCGAAAccagtaaaattatttaaaccatATCTCCTTGACGAAAAAGATGATAAATTTGATGAAAATGaggaaatttcagaaaaaaaagtttccgATGAAAACGAGAGTTGCATATCTTCACTATATAAAATAGAGAGTGATGGAAAACCAAACAATTTTAATCTGTCAAATATTCCCGATCATAATTTTCATGTAGAGAGTACGTACTTTCAAAGATGCAAGCCGTTAAATCTTCCAAGTGCCTTTCATAAGACTTCAATGTCAGCTACATCTCCCGTGATTCCATGTGCCGAAGGGTCTCCTGTTTCAGGATATGAGAGTTCATCTTCAACATATAGCGAATCTTCATATAAAGAGGAGTATTAcagaataaatgaaaaaagaagCTGTAGTATTGATCTGCAAGTACGTGCAGTCTGTGAGAATTTGACATGCCAAGAGAATTGCGTTCGAAAATGGTTAAATCAAGACACAAACTCAAACCCACCGGCAACTAATGCTTCCATTGTTTTGTATGCCTAA
- the LOC105226856 gene encoding autophagy protein 5, translating into MAHDREILRMIWEGQIAICFQADSEEIVGLQQPENFYLMVSRLSYLPLVTDKVKKYFSRYISHEQQDGNIWFDYNGIPLKLHYPIGVLYDLLYPEEDSVPWYLTIHFSKFPEDVLVKLSTRDLLESYFMSCLKEADVLKHRGQIISSMQKKDHNQLWQGLSNDKFDQFWAINRRLMEANGDQETFKYIPVRFYADEDTYIQKLITPINKNGQKKTVGEMMIEMSTPLKKVVEVRTQGISIHDGANLQWLSEHLSYPDNFLHLFLVYESNI; encoded by the exons ATGGCTCACGATCGGGAGATTTTAAGAATGATCTGGGAGGGTCAAATTGCTATTTGCTTTCAAGCTGACTCGGAAGAAATCGTCGGTTTACAACAGCCTGAAAACTTTTACTTGATGGTCTCGCGTTTAAGTTATTTACCTCTAGTAACGGATAAg gttaaaaaatattttagtcgtTATATATCACATGAACAACAGGACGGAAACATATGGTTTGATTATAATGGAATCCCTTTAAAACTACACTATCCAATTG GGGTTTTATATGATCTACTATATCCTGAAGAAGATAGTGTGCCGTGGTATCttacaatacatttttctaaattccCAGAAGACGTTTTAGTGAAGCTTTCAACtag AGACCTCTTGGAATCATATTTTATGTCATGTTTAAAGGAAGCTGATGTTCTGAAGCATAGAGGACAAATAATATCTTCGATGCAAAAGAAGGATCACAACCAACTCTGGCAAGGATTAAGCAATGATAAATTTGATCAGTTTTGGGCGATTAATAGGCGTTTGATGGAGGCTAATGGAGATCAAgaaacatttaaatacataccaGTTCGATTTTATGCTGAT GAAGATACCTATATACAAAAGTTGATAACACCTATAAACAAAAACGGGCAAAAGAAAACTGTTGGTGAAATGATGATTGAGATGTCGacaccacttaaaaaagttg TTGAAGTTCGGACCCAAGGTATCAGCATACACGATGGAGCAAATTTACAATGGTTATCGGAACATTTAAGTTATCCTGATAATTTTCTacacttatttttagtttatgaaTCAAATATTTAG